A window of the Plutella xylostella chromosome 11, ilPluXylo3.1, whole genome shotgun sequence genome harbors these coding sequences:
- the LOC125489138 gene encoding zinc finger protein 85-like, with the protein MDDTITVKGNILTEFHEIETEIKKESENVVPNELPFYRNRIILGKIHVDESDEEREIDAPGDCNNVVNIKTNNDQDLAGSIYTDVNRSMRITKQYYEMEKCLGAKIILTNCYTTLLNNNCYCAQCAVLFPTTEAYSEHYTSTHTETTHSTNASASLVKGKQIIYPREKAFVCDSCMKIFSRKSSLIKHISIHTGEKPFESDICKNTSRHRSTTKRHKLLHTGEKPFQCDICAKTFNLLSSLKRHKLLHTGEKPFQCDICTKSFNQIYNLKTHKLTHTGEKPFECDICMKTFKRRSHLKSHSLRHTEEKPFHCETCKKTFKYVLSLKLHKLTHTGEKPFKCENCTKTFYEKSKLKRHKLLHTGEKPFQCDICTKTFRRRSHLKLHKLIHTGEKPFECDICKKTFKRRCYLKSHSLRHTEEKCEICTKTFNEKSELKRHKLLHTGEKPFQCDICTKTFRRRSHLKRHKLIHTGEKPFQCETCKKTFKYVSVLKLHKLTHTGEKPFQCDDCTKTFYRRCHLKSHKLIHTGEKSFQCDVCMKTFWRKDSLKRHIMLLHTATSF; encoded by the coding sequence ATGGATGACACAATAACTGTTAAGGGCAACATTTTGACGGAATTTCATGAaattgaaactgaaatcaagaAGGAATCAGAGAATGTTGTACCAAATGAATTGCCATTTTACAGAAACAGAATTATACTCGGCAAGATACATGTAGACGAGTCTGACGAAGAACGAGAAATTGATGCACCAGGAGACTGTAATAATGTTGTAAACatcaaaacaaacaatgatCAAGATTTGGCAGGCTCAATATACACTGATGTAAATAGAAGCATGAGGATAACTAAACAGTATTATGAAATGGAAAAATGTTTGGGAGCGAAAATTATTCTAACAAACTGTTATACAACTCTATTGAACAACAACTGttactgtgctcagtgtgcAGTGTTGTTCCCCACCACTGAAGCGTATAGTGAACATTACACGAGCACACACACCGAGACCACTCACTCAACTAATGCCTCGGCTTCTCTTGTGAAAGGAAAACAAATCATATACCCACGTGAGAAAGCATTTGTGTGTGACTCCTGCATGAAAATATTCAGCAGAAAAAGCAGCTTGATAAAGCACATTTCaattcacactggcgaaaagccattcGAGAGTGACATTTGCAAGAACACATCGAGGCATCGGTCCACAACGAAAAGACACAAGTTACTTCACACTGGGGAAAAGCCCttccagtgtgacatttgcgCGAAAACATTCAACCTTTTAAGTAGTTTAAAGAGACACAAGTTActtcacactggcgaaaagccattccagtgtgacatttgcacgaAATCATTTAACCAAATATATAATTTGAAGACCCACAAGTTAActcacactggcgaaaagccattcgagtgtgacatttgcatgaaaacatttaaacgaAGAAGTCATTTGAAGAGCCACAGCTTACGACACACTGAAGAAAAACCATTCCATTGTGAAACTTGCAAGAAAACATTCAAATATGTATTGTCTTTAAAACTACACAAATTAACTCATACTGGTGAAAAGCCTTTTAAGTGTGAAAATTGCACGAAAACATTTTAcgaaaaaagtaaattaaagaGACACAAGTTACTTCACACTGGGGAAAAGCCCttccagtgtgacatttgtACGAAAACATTTAGACGAAGAAGTCATTTGAAGCTCCACAAGTTAATTCACACTGGAGAAAAACCATTcgagtgtgacatttgcaagaaaacatttaaacgaAGATGTTATTTGAAGAGCCACAGCTTACGTCACACTGAAGAAAAGTGTGAAATTTGCACGAAAACATTTAACGAAAAAAGTGAATTAAAGAGACACAAGTTACTTCACACTGGGGAAAAGCCCttccagtgtgacatttgtACGAAAACATTTAGACGAAGAAGTCATTTGAAGCGCCACAAGTTAATTCACACTGGAGAAAAACCATTTCAGTGTGAAACTTGCAAGAAAACATTCAAATATGTATCGGTTTTAAAACTACACAAATTAACACACACTGGTGAAAAGCCATTCCAGTGTGACGATTGCACGAAAACATTTTATCGAAGATGTCATTTGAAGAGCCACAAGTTaattcacactggcgaaaagtcaTTCCAGTGTGACGTTTGCATGAAAACATTTTGGCGTAAAGATAGTCTTAAGAGGCACATCATGTTACTTCACACTGCAACTTCATTCTGA